A window from Fibrobacter sp. UWT2 encodes these proteins:
- a CDS encoding DNA alkylation repair protein has protein sequence MLRFTQEILLALRAISNEEEAHEMSKKAREQFDFLGIRLVPRREVTYPIFDKYPPKDGDELVARVEDMWAQPYREIQYAACDYLFRHRVLLGGQHLAFLKKLIKTRAWRDTVDTLAACVLGDLALRLPALRGKIASWIRDPNVWVRRSAIIFQIQYKDRTDWPLLRQFCLTCAKDDDYYIRNGIGRALSEYARINPTEVRRFVQDNTFAEQTAQEILRLI, from the coding sequence ATGCTTCGGTTTACTCAAGAAATATTACTTGCTCTCCGTGCTATCTCTAATGAAGAAGAAGCACACGAAATGTCTAAGAAGGCGCGAGAACAGTTCGATTTCCTTGGAATTCGCCTTGTTCCCCGCCGCGAGGTGACCTACCCCATATTCGACAAGTATCCGCCGAAAGACGGTGACGAATTGGTGGCTAGGGTCGAGGACATGTGGGCACAGCCGTATCGTGAAATCCAGTATGCGGCTTGCGACTACCTGTTCCGCCACAGGGTTCTGCTCGGTGGACAGCACCTTGCCTTCCTTAAAAAGTTGATCAAGACCCGCGCCTGGCGCGATACCGTCGATACCCTCGCCGCTTGCGTGTTGGGTGACCTGGCTCTCCGTTTGCCGGCCCTCCGTGGAAAGATCGCTTCCTGGATTCGCGACCCGAATGTCTGGGTTCGCCGCAGTGCGATTATTTTCCAGATCCAGTACAAGGATCGCACCGACTGGCCGCTGCTCAGACAGTTCTGCCTGACTTGCGCCAAGGATGACGACTACTACATTCGTAACGGTATCGGACGCGCCCTTTCGGAATACGCCCGAATCAACCCGACCGAAGTCCGTCGTTTTGTGCAGGACAATACCTTTGCCGAACAGACCGCTCAGGAAATCCTCCGTCTGATCTAA
- a CDS encoding 4-alpha-glucanotransferase, protein MRYGDISYFQSGVAVPLFSLYSKQSIGIGEYLDLIPFGRWAAFCNFNIIQLLPVNDTGAESSPYSARSAFALNPVFINVQSVEGSSEYEDEIQQGKVDFQKYGKIDYYNISTWKRMILRKIFDNRYDDLKKDKILLHWIDNNAWAKPYCVYCTLKAQNDERSWKDWKNYREPTSKDIEALWKKFVKDNLFQAWMQFEAEKQFSAAVAEVSKMGVRIKGDIPILINEDSADVWADRKYFSLDDRAGAPPDMFSYSGQNWGFPTYRWDVIEKDNFEWWRRRLAQASKFYHAYRIDHVLGFFRIWSIPQTETTGILGYFNPCVPLTYDKLASAGFMRETLEYLRRPNYGIDQLREFLGDDTDRLAPICFTQLEGHPDRLILKSEFSSEKAILGMNEPQEVKDKLLKVYWNRVFVPSGDENNFYPYWYWYNAPVFFTLPDYEQEKLRNLIKENENAQNGLWEANATKLLSVLSQETDMLVCAEDLGAVPPCVPAVLNKLNILSLRIERWARNWNAPYSPYYDMDEYPRMSVCATSCHDTSTLRGLWQEKDFDRELYWSHAHLPGKAPETITPSVARQILAHVYSANSLFCILPVQDYFALSASLSKCAPEAERVNVPGTVGGTNWCYRMPCSVDELMDYSSLSSDIRMLVDVRKRRPMWNI, encoded by the coding sequence ATGCGTTACGGTGACATTTCATATTTCCAGAGCGGCGTGGCCGTTCCCCTTTTTAGCCTTTACAGCAAGCAGAGCATCGGTATCGGTGAATACCTGGATTTGATACCTTTTGGCCGCTGGGCCGCTTTTTGCAATTTTAATATTATTCAGCTTTTGCCGGTGAACGACACGGGGGCGGAATCTAGCCCTTACAGTGCCCGTAGCGCCTTTGCGTTGAACCCGGTGTTTATCAATGTGCAGTCGGTGGAAGGTTCTTCGGAATACGAAGACGAAATCCAGCAGGGTAAGGTCGATTTCCAGAAGTACGGCAAGATTGACTACTACAATATTTCGACCTGGAAGCGCATGATTCTGCGCAAGATTTTCGACAACCGTTACGACGATCTGAAAAAAGACAAGATTCTTTTGCACTGGATCGACAACAACGCTTGGGCGAAGCCTTATTGCGTCTATTGCACTCTCAAGGCTCAGAACGACGAAAGAAGTTGGAAGGATTGGAAAAACTATCGTGAGCCGACGTCGAAGGATATCGAAGCCCTTTGGAAAAAGTTCGTGAAGGACAACCTGTTCCAGGCCTGGATGCAGTTCGAAGCCGAAAAACAGTTTAGCGCTGCCGTAGCCGAAGTTTCTAAAATGGGCGTTCGCATCAAGGGCGACATTCCGATTCTCATTAACGAAGACAGTGCCGACGTCTGGGCTGACCGCAAGTACTTCTCGCTAGACGACCGTGCGGGTGCTCCTCCTGACATGTTCAGCTACAGCGGCCAGAACTGGGGATTCCCTACGTACCGCTGGGACGTGATCGAAAAAGACAACTTTGAATGGTGGCGCCGCCGCTTGGCTCAGGCAAGCAAGTTCTACCATGCTTACCGTATTGACCATGTGCTGGGCTTCTTCCGCATCTGGTCTATTCCGCAGACCGAAACCACGGGGATTTTGGGCTACTTCAATCCCTGCGTGCCGCTCACTTATGACAAGCTCGCTTCTGCTGGCTTTATGCGCGAAACCTTGGAATACCTGCGTCGCCCGAATTACGGCATTGACCAGCTTCGCGAATTCCTGGGTGACGATACGGATCGTCTTGCTCCCATTTGCTTTACGCAGCTCGAAGGTCACCCGGATCGCTTGATTCTCAAGTCCGAGTTTAGCTCCGAAAAGGCAATCCTTGGCATGAACGAACCGCAAGAAGTCAAGGACAAGCTGCTCAAGGTTTACTGGAACCGTGTGTTTGTCCCCTCGGGCGATGAGAACAATTTCTACCCGTATTGGTACTGGTACAATGCTCCGGTGTTCTTTACCTTGCCGGATTACGAGCAGGAGAAACTGCGTAACCTGATTAAGGAAAACGAAAACGCCCAGAACGGCCTGTGGGAAGCCAATGCGACCAAGCTCCTGTCGGTGCTGTCTCAGGAAACCGATATGCTGGTCTGCGCCGAAGACCTGGGTGCCGTGCCGCCTTGCGTGCCTGCCGTGTTGAACAAGCTCAATATTCTTTCGCTGCGTATTGAACGCTGGGCCCGCAACTGGAATGCTCCCTATTCGCCCTACTACGACATGGACGAATACCCGCGCATGTCCGTGTGCGCTACAAGCTGCCACGATACGTCTACCTTGCGTGGACTGTGGCAAGAAAAGGATTTCGACCGTGAACTTTACTGGTCCCATGCGCACTTGCCGGGCAAGGCTCCCGAAACGATTACGCCGTCGGTGGCCCGCCAGATTTTGGCTCATGTGTATTCTGCCAACAGCCTGTTCTGCATCTTGCCGGTGCAGGACTACTTCGCCCTCTCGGCCAGCCTTTCCAAGTGTGCTCCTGAAGCAGAGCGCGTGAATGTCCCGGGTACCGTGGGCGGAACCAACTGGTGCTACCGCATGCCTTGTTCTGTGGATGAACTGATGGATTATTCGTCGCTCAGCTCCGACATCCGCATGCTTGTGGATGTGCGCAAGCGCCGCCCGATGTGGAATATCTAG
- a CDS encoding glycoside hydrolase family 13 protein, with the protein MFAPAWVKDAVFYQIFPDRFCRSGRYHAVGKFVEWGSKPTRENMFGGNLAGIEDKLEYIAGLGVNAIYLCPIFKSNSNHRYHTVDYFEIDPVLGTLEDFDRLVKKAHKLKLRVILDGVFNHCSRGFFQFNSLMELGEHSPYVDWFHVKGWPLNAYTDKPNYECWWNFPALPKFNTDCPDVREYLFSVGEYWMKRGIDGWRLDVPNEIDDDSFWQEFRRRVKAVNPEAYIVGEIWDDPIRWLKGDQFDGVMNYVFRKAAMQFLFDENPISIKEFGERVSRAFPEGRGDIPMNLLGSHDTTRLMSQPCATLERIKLAYAILFFLPGAPCIYYGEELSMKGGKDPDNRRSVPWSKLAEMQAKPLYEFIKQMIALRNKNAVLRDGTLEIRSADNGLAIVRTLGKKTMTLVVLQDGTEYKFNIV; encoded by the coding sequence ATGTTCGCTCCTGCTTGGGTTAAAGACGCTGTCTTTTATCAGATTTTTCCGGACCGGTTTTGCCGTTCGGGGCGTTACCATGCAGTAGGCAAGTTCGTGGAGTGGGGGAGTAAGCCCACTCGCGAAAACATGTTTGGCGGAAACCTCGCGGGTATCGAAGATAAGCTTGAATACATTGCGGGCCTGGGTGTCAATGCGATTTACCTGTGCCCGATTTTCAAGAGCAATTCGAACCATCGTTACCATACGGTGGACTACTTTGAAATTGACCCGGTGCTTGGCACGCTCGAAGATTTTGACCGCCTGGTCAAGAAGGCGCACAAACTAAAACTGCGCGTGATTCTGGATGGCGTGTTCAACCATTGTTCGCGCGGATTCTTTCAGTTCAATAGCCTGATGGAATTGGGCGAGCATTCGCCGTATGTGGACTGGTTCCATGTGAAGGGCTGGCCGCTGAACGCCTATACCGACAAGCCCAATTACGAATGTTGGTGGAACTTTCCGGCGCTCCCGAAATTCAATACGGACTGCCCCGATGTGCGCGAATATCTTTTCTCGGTAGGCGAGTACTGGATGAAGCGCGGCATTGATGGCTGGCGCCTCGATGTTCCGAATGAAATTGACGACGATAGCTTTTGGCAGGAATTCCGCCGCCGCGTAAAGGCGGTGAATCCGGAAGCCTACATCGTGGGCGAGATTTGGGATGACCCGATTCGATGGCTGAAAGGCGACCAGTTCGACGGCGTGATGAATTACGTGTTCCGCAAGGCGGCGATGCAGTTCCTGTTCGACGAAAATCCGATTTCGATCAAGGAATTCGGCGAACGAGTGAGTCGCGCATTCCCCGAAGGTCGTGGCGACATTCCCATGAACTTGCTCGGAAGCCACGATACCACGCGCCTGATGTCGCAACCCTGCGCAACCCTTGAACGAATCAAGCTCGCGTATGCGATTCTGTTCTTCTTGCCGGGGGCGCCTTGCATTTATTATGGCGAAGAACTTTCGATGAAGGGTGGCAAGGATCCTGACAACCGCCGTAGCGTACCGTGGAGCAAATTGGCCGAAATGCAGGCCAAGCCCTTGTACGAGTTTATCAAACAAATGATTGCTCTGCGCAACAAGAATGCGGTCCTCCGTGACGGAACGCTTGAAATCCGCTCTGCAGATAACGGATTGGCCATTGTGCGTACCCTTGGAAAAAAGACGATGACGCTCGTTGTGCTGCAAGACGGCACGGAATATAAGTTTAATATTGTCTAA
- a CDS encoding protein translocase subunit SecDF, with protein MNKKKFGMRELIILLVIVLSAYTVWPSIQVHTKKGEEKQTFLKENPKMGAKSINFGLDLAGGTAITLEIDKTNIKGDDIKDIQEQSLEIIRNRVDQYGLSEPQISPSGDDRIVVELAGVDDSTAKALVGSTAKLEFKILAEAEKFTQVVGLIDQYLTRQTTDIVADSAATDSTAKDSTVAKADSAKDTTKTLSDDELLGKAPAAEVAATDSAKDSAAVEAQPASEVGVALSAYYMSFGNGGFIAEENVEKVKKLLATDGVQKLIPRDVAFAFGSGLEPVQRDSKIKAKRLYLLKRRAEMAGDDVVDARPYRVSDGVSAGEVAVSLKFGGIGPKKFSAVTAANIGKQMAIVLDNQVISAPVIRDRIPNGEAQITGLDDMAEANRLSVVLRAGALKAPMKIIESRSVGATLGEENIVQGFGSGAIGLILCLVFMVAYYRLGGLIASFGMVINTLVTAAVMSVFNATLTLPGIAGFILVVGMSLDANVIIYERIREELKNGLTARAAVAKGYERAFGAILDSNLTTVLTGLILYKIGTGSVKGFGLTLTIGILTSLFCAITVTRSILDWKLAKRDATTLSIGGGFKAINEANLQIIPNRRRFGLISLILIVASIAFIAVKGFDFSIDFTGGQVYTVQYQDDAKHEKDLSKALSAAGISGTKVRTLGGTSANSYQISMRASDDAQFEVKMAQAFEKAGQKCEIVAKDNVGPTIGKELRFNAILSVILAWLGILIYVWFRFGKFGLGFGVAAVLGLVHDTVITLGFISAFGLSFDGALIASLLTMIGYSVNDTIVNFDRIRENTAVYGSSNFAETINKSMNQCFSRTMVTSLTTLFVCVILAVMGGSSIRDFGLVQCFGILIGTYSSVCICSPIVLWWSKRFKKGV; from the coding sequence ATGAACAAGAAAAAATTCGGCATGCGAGAACTCATTATTCTCCTCGTCATTGTTTTGTCGGCCTACACTGTATGGCCTTCTATCCAGGTCCACACCAAGAAGGGCGAAGAAAAGCAGACCTTCCTCAAGGAAAATCCGAAGATGGGTGCAAAATCCATCAATTTCGGCCTTGACCTTGCTGGTGGTACGGCAATTACCCTTGAAATTGACAAGACCAACATCAAGGGCGACGATATCAAGGACATTCAGGAACAGTCCCTCGAAATCATCCGTAACCGCGTTGACCAGTACGGTCTTTCTGAACCGCAGATTTCTCCGTCCGGCGACGACCGAATCGTGGTTGAACTGGCAGGCGTGGATGACTCCACTGCAAAGGCTCTCGTGGGTTCGACCGCCAAGCTCGAATTCAAGATTTTGGCCGAAGCTGAAAAGTTTACCCAGGTTGTTGGCCTCATCGACCAGTACCTGACCCGTCAGACCACCGATATCGTGGCTGACTCCGCTGCAACGGATTCTACTGCCAAGGACTCTACGGTTGCCAAGGCTGATTCCGCCAAGGATACGACCAAGACCCTTTCCGATGACGAACTCCTCGGTAAGGCTCCTGCCGCTGAAGTTGCTGCTACCGATTCCGCCAAGGATTCTGCCGCAGTTGAGGCTCAACCGGCATCTGAGGTTGGCGTTGCCCTTTCCGCTTACTACATGAGCTTTGGCAACGGTGGCTTTATCGCCGAAGAAAATGTTGAAAAGGTGAAGAAGCTCCTCGCTACTGACGGTGTGCAGAAGCTGATTCCGCGCGATGTCGCTTTCGCTTTCGGCAGCGGTCTCGAACCGGTGCAGCGCGATTCCAAGATCAAGGCCAAGCGTCTTTACCTCCTCAAGCGCCGTGCTGAAATGGCTGGTGACGATGTGGTTGATGCTCGTCCGTACCGTGTGTCTGACGGTGTGAGCGCCGGTGAAGTGGCCGTGAGCCTCAAGTTCGGTGGCATTGGTCCTAAGAAGTTCTCTGCTGTGACTGCCGCAAACATTGGCAAGCAGATGGCTATCGTGCTCGACAACCAGGTGATTTCTGCTCCGGTGATCCGCGACCGTATCCCGAACGGCGAAGCCCAGATTACGGGTCTCGACGACATGGCCGAAGCTAACCGCCTCTCCGTGGTGCTCCGCGCCGGTGCCCTCAAGGCTCCGATGAAGATTATTGAAAGCCGCAGCGTGGGTGCAACCCTCGGTGAAGAAAACATTGTGCAGGGCTTCGGTTCCGGTGCTATCGGCCTTATCCTCTGCTTGGTGTTCATGGTTGCCTACTACCGCCTCGGTGGTCTTATTGCAAGCTTCGGTATGGTGATCAACACCTTGGTGACCGCCGCCGTGATGTCTGTGTTTAACGCTACGTTGACCTTGCCGGGTATCGCAGGCTTCATCCTCGTGGTCGGTATGTCTCTCGACGCCAACGTGATTATTTACGAACGTATCCGTGAAGAACTCAAGAACGGCCTGACCGCCCGCGCCGCTGTGGCCAAGGGTTACGAACGCGCCTTCGGTGCCATCTTGGACTCCAACTTGACCACCGTGCTTACCGGCCTTATCCTTTATAAGATTGGTACCGGTTCTGTGAAGGGTTTCGGTCTTACGCTTACGATCGGTATTTTGACTTCCTTGTTCTGCGCTATCACGGTGACCCGCTCCATTTTGGATTGGAAGCTTGCCAAGCGCGACGCTACGACCCTTTCGATCGGTGGCGGCTTCAAGGCTATCAACGAAGCTAACCTCCAGATCATTCCGAACCGTCGTCGTTTCGGTCTCATTTCCTTGATCCTCATTGTTGCTTCTATCGCCTTCATCGCTGTTAAGGGCTTTGACTTCAGCATCGACTTCACTGGTGGTCAGGTTTATACTGTGCAGTACCAGGACGATGCTAAGCACGAAAAGGACTTGAGCAAGGCTTTGTCTGCTGCCGGTATCTCTGGCACGAAGGTCCGTACGCTCGGTGGTACTTCTGCTAACTCTTACCAGATTAGCATGCGCGCCTCTGACGACGCCCAGTTCGAAGTCAAGATGGCTCAGGCCTTCGAAAAGGCCGGTCAGAAGTGCGAAATCGTCGCTAAGGACAATGTGGGTCCGACCATCGGTAAGGAACTCCGCTTCAACGCAATCCTTTCTGTGATTCTCGCATGGCTCGGCATTCTGATTTACGTGTGGTTCCGCTTCGGTAAGTTCGGTCTCGGCTTCGGTGTCGCTGCCGTGCTCGGCCTGGTGCACGATACCGTGATTACGCTCGGCTTCATCTCCGCCTTCGGTCTTTCCTTCGACGGCGCCTTGATTGCCTCGCTCCTCACCATGATCGGTTACTCTGTGAACGACACTATCGTGAACTTCGACCGTATTCGTGAAAATACTGCCGTGTATGGTTCCAGCAACTTCGCCGAAACCATCAACAAGTCTATGAACCAGTGCTTCAGCCGTACCATGGTGACCTCTCTCACGACCTTGTTCGTGTGCGTGATCCTCGCCGTGATGGGTGGTTCTTCCATCCGCGACTTCGGCTTGGTCCAGTGCTTCGGTATCCTTATCGGTACCTACTCTTCTGTGTGCATCTGCTCTCCGATCGTTCTGTGGTGGAGCAAGCGCTTCAAGAAGGGTGTGTAG
- a CDS encoding TIGR02147 family protein: protein MKDIVEYTDYRKYIQDYYEEQKRCSAFSWREFARAAGFSSAVYLKYICEGKRNLSLGSAGSVANAMGLAGFECTYFVLMVSYAHAKNDAAKRDAFEKRCALANAHKVHVLGNEEFDYYKSWKNPVLRELAPHMPGAKPLEMAHACEQPITAAEVTETLNFLVKANLLKKDRDGNYRQTEKSVSMGTAEAVSVAARDLQRQMGEFAVKALDLPLSERDMSGVVLGLTQHAYERIKKEIVDFRRRVVAIATEDDETERVYRLNVQLFPMSDRLKKDKDFKGAEQNEK, encoded by the coding sequence GTGAAAGATATTGTTGAGTATACGGATTACCGCAAGTATATCCAGGATTACTATGAGGAACAAAAGCGTTGTTCCGCCTTTTCCTGGAGAGAGTTTGCGAGGGCTGCGGGGTTCTCGTCGGCTGTATACCTGAAGTATATTTGCGAAGGAAAACGAAATCTGAGTTTAGGGTCCGCCGGATCGGTGGCGAACGCCATGGGACTCGCCGGATTTGAATGCACCTATTTTGTTTTAATGGTCTCGTATGCCCATGCGAAGAATGACGCTGCAAAACGCGATGCCTTCGAAAAGCGCTGTGCCTTGGCGAATGCACATAAGGTGCATGTGCTTGGAAATGAGGAATTTGATTATTATAAGTCTTGGAAAAATCCGGTGCTACGCGAATTGGCTCCGCATATGCCCGGTGCAAAACCGCTAGAGATGGCCCATGCCTGCGAACAGCCGATTACCGCGGCAGAGGTAACTGAAACTTTGAATTTCTTGGTGAAGGCGAATCTCTTGAAAAAAGACCGGGACGGCAATTATCGTCAGACGGAAAAGTCCGTGTCGATGGGAACTGCGGAAGCAGTCTCTGTGGCCGCAAGAGACTTGCAACGGCAAATGGGAGAATTCGCGGTAAAGGCGTTGGATTTACCCCTTTCGGAACGTGATATGTCGGGGGTGGTCTTGGGACTTACGCAGCATGCCTATGAACGGATTAAAAAAGAGATTGTCGACTTCCGCCGTCGAGTTGTGGCAATTGCTACCGAAGATGACGAAACGGAACGGGTGTATCGCTTGAACGTGCAACTGTTCCCGATGAGCGACCGTTTGAAAAAGGACAAGGATTTTAAAGGAGCTGAACAAAATGAGAAATAG
- a CDS encoding N-acetylmuramoyl-L-alanine amidase yields the protein MRNLVWYILFCVALAASAWAANTVDAEQVAKQHKASFHWFPIQKTFILAGETDTLKFAIGLPYVSSHGKSVDLKHAPEIADGHILLDSADVASLYGVGNVQAAAAVPASSSSSVKVSSSSAKIVAAAAPVTATKPKNETAGTREVKTIVIDPGHGGKDTGAQGKNSNEKDIVLAVGKLLKKELEKEGFKVKMTRDKDVFIELGERANLANQWDGDLFISLHCNAIDASPERKKQIKGYHVYVLRAPESEEDKAIARRENKVATLYGEKNAKEELSPLEWFKLEARLEKYKQNSYMFTEQMLKAFDDGKIKRQGGGVGGAGFMVLVGALMPAVLFEIGFISNPEEEAYMMTNKAQADIAERISKAVSAYKNAVHNYRETLGRQ from the coding sequence ATGAGAAACCTTGTTTGGTACATCCTCTTTTGCGTAGCTCTCGCAGCTTCTGCCTGGGCCGCAAATACAGTCGATGCCGAACAAGTCGCCAAGCAGCACAAGGCCAGTTTCCACTGGTTCCCCATCCAAAAGACATTCATTCTCGCAGGCGAAACCGATACGCTCAAATTCGCTATCGGGCTCCCTTACGTGAGCAGCCACGGCAAATCAGTCGACCTTAAACACGCTCCCGAAATTGCAGACGGGCACATCCTGCTGGATTCTGCGGATGTCGCTAGTTTGTACGGAGTCGGAAATGTGCAGGCCGCTGCAGCCGTTCCTGCAAGCAGCAGTTCCTCCGTCAAAGTTTCATCGTCCTCTGCAAAGATTGTCGCAGCGGCAGCCCCCGTTACCGCCACCAAGCCGAAGAACGAAACCGCCGGCACCCGCGAAGTCAAGACCATCGTGATCGACCCCGGCCACGGCGGCAAGGACACCGGCGCCCAGGGCAAGAATTCCAACGAAAAAGACATCGTACTCGCCGTCGGCAAGCTCCTGAAAAAGGAACTCGAAAAAGAAGGCTTCAAGGTCAAAATGACCCGCGACAAAGACGTGTTCATCGAACTCGGCGAACGCGCAAACCTCGCCAACCAATGGGACGGCGACCTTTTCATTAGCCTGCACTGTAACGCCATTGACGCAAGCCCCGAGCGCAAAAAGCAAATCAAGGGCTACCACGTGTACGTGCTTCGCGCCCCCGAAAGCGAAGAAGACAAGGCGATTGCCCGCCGCGAAAACAAGGTGGCCACGCTCTACGGCGAAAAGAACGCCAAGGAAGAACTTTCCCCGCTTGAATGGTTCAAGCTAGAGGCCCGCCTCGAAAAGTACAAGCAGAACAGCTACATGTTCACTGAACAAATGCTCAAGGCCTTCGACGACGGCAAAATCAAGCGTCAGGGCGGTGGTGTCGGCGGTGCCGGATTCATGGTGCTCGTAGGCGCGTTAATGCCCGCCGTGCTCTTCGAAATCGGTTTCATCAGCAACCCCGAAGAAGAAGCCTACATGATGACCAACAAGGCTCAAGCCGATATTGCAGAACGCATTTCAAAAGCCGTCAGCGCTTACAAGAATGCCGTTCACAATTACCGCGAAACCCTCGGACGTCAGTAA
- the smpB gene encoding SsrA-binding protein SmpB has protein sequence MAKKEQSTPVIVNRKANHLYFVDETFEVGIMLIGSEVKSIRDGKCTLSEAWIDIDESKNEIWLVGAHIDEYLFANRFNHFPARRRKLLAHVHEIAKMRKAKEQKGCTLIPLKLYFKNRRAKLEMGICRGKDQRDKRQDIINRDAKLEMARAAKAHK, from the coding sequence ATGGCGAAAAAAGAACAGAGTACGCCGGTCATCGTAAACCGCAAGGCAAACCACCTCTATTTCGTCGACGAGACGTTTGAGGTGGGTATCATGCTGATCGGTTCGGAAGTCAAATCTATCCGCGATGGCAAGTGCACTTTGAGCGAAGCGTGGATCGACATCGACGAGTCCAAGAACGAAATCTGGCTCGTGGGAGCCCACATCGACGAATACCTTTTCGCAAACCGCTTCAACCATTTCCCGGCAAGACGCCGCAAGCTCTTGGCCCATGTGCATGAAATTGCCAAGATGCGCAAGGCCAAGGAACAAAAGGGCTGCACGCTCATTCCACTGAAGCTCTACTTCAAGAATCGCCGCGCCAAGCTCGAAATGGGAATCTGCCGCGGTAAGGACCAGCGCGACAAACGTCAGGACATCATCAACCGCGACGCGAAACTTGAAATGGCCCGTGCGGCAAAGGCGCACAAATAA
- the obgE gene encoding GTPase ObgE produces MFLDEKSIEVRSGKGGDGICSFHREKFVPLGGPDGGDGGRGGHVILQVNEQYSTLLDMGNARIYKAESGQAGGAKRCTGRSAEDLIVSVPRGTIVKDAEGRILADLTEPGQKWIAARGGKGGMGNQHFATPANQAPRKCTPGEKGEKRELFLELKLMADVGLVGFPNAGKSSLVNKISSGRPKVGDYPFTTLEPVLGIVQMNGHSFVVADIPGLLEGASEGKGLGHQFLKHIERTHTLLFVIDGFAENAYEQFSVLKEELKAFHPKLAKKPYVIALNKSDLGIDEAIKQFKAHKEAVIVTSAVTGDGCKELTLALDEAVPHVQKKKVGWESKKLSSATTGIDGTGKKIAKSKASSASKSSAKTASKAAGAKKARSKKKA; encoded by the coding sequence ATGTTCCTAGACGAAAAATCAATTGAAGTTCGCTCCGGTAAGGGCGGCGATGGCATTTGCAGTTTCCACCGCGAAAAGTTCGTACCCCTCGGCGGTCCCGATGGCGGTGACGGCGGTCGCGGCGGTCACGTGATCCTGCAGGTGAACGAGCAATATTCCACACTTTTGGACATGGGTAACGCCCGCATCTACAAGGCAGAAAGTGGACAAGCCGGTGGTGCCAAGCGCTGCACCGGTCGTAGTGCCGAAGACTTGATCGTAAGCGTTCCGCGCGGCACGATCGTAAAGGATGCCGAAGGTCGTATTCTCGCAGACCTTACCGAACCCGGCCAAAAGTGGATCGCAGCTCGCGGCGGCAAGGGCGGCATGGGCAACCAACATTTTGCAACGCCCGCCAACCAGGCTCCGCGCAAGTGCACGCCCGGCGAAAAGGGCGAAAAGCGCGAACTCTTTTTGGAACTGAAGCTTATGGCAGACGTAGGCCTCGTCGGATTCCCGAACGCAGGCAAGTCCAGCCTCGTGAACAAGATTTCAAGCGGCCGTCCCAAAGTCGGTGACTACCCGTTTACCACACTTGAACCGGTGCTCGGCATCGTGCAGATGAATGGCCACAGCTTCGTGGTCGCAGATATTCCGGGTCTGCTCGAAGGCGCCAGCGAAGGCAAGGGCCTCGGTCACCAGTTCTTGAAGCATATCGAACGTACGCACACGCTCCTGTTCGTGATCGACGGCTTTGCCGAAAACGCCTACGAACAGTTCAGCGTCCTTAAGGAAGAACTCAAGGCGTTCCACCCGAAGCTTGCAAAGAAGCCTTACGTGATTGCTTTGAACAAGAGCGACCTCGGCATTGACGAAGCAATCAAGCAGTTCAAGGCTCACAAGGAAGCAGTCATCGTGACCTCCGCCGTAACAGGCGACGGTTGCAAGGAACTCACCTTGGCTCTGGACGAAGCCGTGCCCCACGTGCAAAAGAAGAAGGTCGGCTGGGAAAGCAAGAAACTCAGCAGCGCCACTACCGGCATCGACGGCACCGGCAAGAAGATCGCAAAGAGCAAGGCTAGCTCGGCATCGAAAAGCTCCGCTAAAACAGCCTCCAAGGCCGCCGGAGCAAAAAAAGCCCGCAGCAAGAAGAAGGCTTAA